From the Halomonas meridiana genome, one window contains:
- a CDS encoding aldehyde dehydrogenase, with translation MDINLLIGSERCAAHQGATFTRHNPLTGDVVTQAAAASVGDAALAVEAAARALPSWSATGPGEKRAKLLKAAEAMEARQAEFIERMVDETGATPGWAGFNVMVAASILREAASLTTQVGGEVIPSNVPGSLAMGVRVPCGVVVGIAPWNAPIILGTRAIATPLACGNTVILKASEQCPATHHLIGEVLIEAGLGDGIVNVVTNAPPQAAEVVEALIEHQAVRRINFTGSTQVGRIIAEKAARHLKPVLLELGGKAPFVVLDDADLDAAVEAAAFGAFFNQGQICMSTERLIVMDAVADAFVEKLARKAQTLRAGDPRGEGNALGTLINRESGEKLNALLDDAQQHGARLACGGKAEGVIMQPTVVDGVTQAMRLYGEESFGPVVAMMRVKDEEEALRVANDSEYGLSAAVFSRDTARAMQFAQRIESGICHINAPTVHDEPQMPFGGVKSSGYGRFGGKAGIEEFTDLRWMTMQLGPRHYPI, from the coding sequence ATGGATATTAATCTGTTAATCGGCAGTGAGCGGTGTGCCGCTCATCAAGGCGCGACCTTTACTCGACACAATCCTCTGACCGGTGATGTCGTCACGCAGGCCGCAGCAGCATCCGTTGGTGATGCGGCCCTGGCGGTTGAGGCTGCCGCAAGGGCGCTTCCCTCCTGGTCAGCGACGGGCCCCGGCGAAAAGCGCGCCAAGCTGCTCAAAGCTGCAGAGGCCATGGAAGCGCGACAGGCTGAGTTTATCGAACGTATGGTAGATGAAACCGGCGCTACGCCAGGCTGGGCAGGTTTTAACGTCATGGTCGCCGCCAGCATCCTGCGCGAGGCGGCATCGCTGACTACACAGGTAGGTGGTGAGGTAATACCCTCCAACGTGCCCGGAAGTTTGGCGATGGGCGTGCGGGTACCCTGCGGCGTGGTGGTGGGGATCGCCCCCTGGAACGCGCCTATTATTCTTGGCACGCGTGCCATTGCGACGCCGCTGGCGTGTGGCAACACGGTGATTCTTAAGGCCTCTGAACAGTGCCCTGCGACGCATCACCTGATTGGGGAGGTACTGATTGAGGCGGGCCTGGGCGATGGCATCGTTAACGTGGTGACCAATGCCCCCCCGCAGGCCGCCGAGGTGGTCGAGGCCTTGATTGAGCATCAAGCCGTGCGTCGTATTAATTTCACCGGTTCCACCCAGGTGGGGCGCATTATTGCCGAAAAAGCGGCGCGCCATCTTAAGCCGGTCTTGCTGGAACTGGGCGGAAAGGCGCCGTTCGTGGTGCTTGACGATGCCGACCTGGACGCTGCTGTTGAGGCCGCTGCCTTTGGCGCCTTCTTCAATCAGGGACAGATCTGTATGTCCACCGAGCGGCTAATCGTGATGGATGCGGTCGCCGACGCCTTCGTCGAAAAACTGGCCCGCAAGGCGCAAACGCTGCGCGCGGGTGACCCGCGTGGTGAAGGTAACGCGCTGGGTACGCTGATCAATCGCGAATCGGGCGAGAAGCTCAACGCCCTGCTTGACGACGCCCAGCAGCATGGCGCTCGTTTAGCCTGTGGCGGCAAGGCCGAAGGCGTCATTATGCAGCCTACCGTGGTGGATGGGGTTACCCAGGCGATGCGCCTGTATGGCGAAGAGTCGTTTGGCCCGGTAGTCGCGATGATGCGCGTCAAGGATGAAGAGGAAGCCCTGCGCGTGGCAAACGATAGCGAATATGGCCTTTCGGCCGCCGTCTTCAGCCGTGACACTGCCCGAGCAATGCAGTTTGCCCAGCGCATTGAGTCGGGTATTTGCCACATCAACGCCCCCACTGTGCACGACGAGCCCCAGATGCCCTTTGGCGGCGTTAAATCGAGCGGCTATGGACGTTTTGGCGGTAAGGCCGGGATTGAGGAGTTCACCGATCTGCGCTGGATGACCATGCAGCTTGGCCCGCGCCACTACCCCATTTAG
- a CDS encoding p-hydroxycinnamoyl CoA hydratase/lyase: MSNYQDRWQTVKVNVEEGIAWVTLNRPEKRNAMSPTLNREMIDVLETIELDQEAHVLVLTGEGESFSAGMDLKEYFREIDASPEIVQVKVRRDASTWQWKLLRHYAKPTIAMVNGWCFGGAFSPLVACDLAIAADESVFGLSEINWGIPPGNLVSKAMADTVGHREALYYIMTGETFKGPQAAQMGLVNRSVPLTELREATRELAATLRDKNPVVMRAAKIGFKMCRELTWEQNEEYLYAKLDQAQHLDPEQGRAQGLKQFLDDKSIKPGLESYQR; the protein is encoded by the coding sequence ATGAGTAACTACCAAGATCGCTGGCAAACCGTGAAAGTTAATGTTGAAGAAGGCATTGCCTGGGTGACGTTGAATCGTCCTGAAAAGCGCAACGCTATGAGCCCGACGCTCAACCGTGAAATGATTGATGTGCTTGAAACGATCGAGCTGGATCAAGAGGCCCACGTGCTGGTGTTGACCGGCGAGGGGGAATCCTTTTCAGCCGGCATGGATCTAAAAGAGTACTTCCGTGAGATCGACGCCAGCCCCGAGATTGTTCAGGTCAAAGTGCGCCGCGACGCCTCTACCTGGCAATGGAAGCTACTGCGTCACTACGCTAAGCCCACTATTGCGATGGTTAATGGTTGGTGCTTTGGCGGGGCCTTCTCGCCGCTGGTTGCTTGCGATTTGGCGATTGCCGCCGATGAGTCGGTATTCGGCCTCTCAGAAATCAACTGGGGTATCCCCCCAGGCAACTTGGTTAGCAAAGCCATGGCCGATACCGTGGGCCACCGAGAAGCGCTCTATTACATCATGACTGGGGAAACCTTTAAGGGCCCCCAGGCAGCTCAAATGGGGCTGGTTAACAGAAGTGTGCCATTAACTGAATTACGCGAAGCCACCCGCGAGTTGGCCGCTACGTTGCGTGATAAGAATCCCGTCGTGATGCGTGCTGCCAAGATCGGTTTCAAAATGTGCCGCGAACTGACCTGGGAGCAGAACGAGGAGTACCTCTACGCTAAGCTCGATCAGGCACAGCATCTTGACCCTGAGCAAGGCCGGGCGCAAGGGCTCAAGCAGTTCCTTGATGACAAGAGCATCAAACCGGGGCTAGAGAGCTACCAACGATAA
- a CDS encoding TRAP transporter large permease yields MGSEAIGAIGLGLLLVLMILRVPVALTMLIVGVVGFAQIISWDAAVAQLKTVPVEVLSNYSFSAVPMFILMGVLAAHSGMAGKLFDSTRIICGGWKGGLAIAAVGSCGIFSAISGSSLATASTMTRVALPEMERYGYNRGLATGALAAGGTLGIMIPPSIALLIYAILTEQSVGDMFMAGLIPGLLGLVMYSLTITVVMYLRPSLAVAGEPTPWKEKFLCLTGLVPFFGVFLVMILGIYFGAFTPTEGASVGAFATLIYALVKGMRSAQLWASIQETLALSAVVFFMLVGAETLGYFISVSRISFSITDVLYGMDLTPIVVVLCILALYFVLGMFMDSIAMLVITVPVVYPIIQAMGIDPVWFGILTVLTVELGLMTPPVGMNVFVIKAMAPHVGLGEIFKGVAPFVVSDLIRLALLIAFPILSTLFLL; encoded by the coding sequence ATGGGGAGTGAAGCGATTGGTGCCATTGGGTTAGGGCTTTTATTGGTACTGATGATTCTGCGCGTACCGGTTGCTTTAACGATGCTGATTGTTGGGGTGGTTGGGTTTGCCCAGATCATCAGTTGGGACGCCGCGGTCGCTCAGTTAAAAACTGTACCCGTAGAGGTTCTTTCCAACTACAGCTTCAGCGCCGTACCAATGTTTATTTTAATGGGGGTATTAGCAGCTCATTCGGGCATGGCCGGTAAGCTATTTGATTCGACCCGCATCATATGTGGGGGCTGGAAGGGTGGCCTGGCCATCGCAGCTGTGGGCTCCTGCGGTATATTCTCCGCTATTTCCGGCTCTTCATTGGCGACGGCGAGCACCATGACAAGGGTGGCGCTACCTGAGATGGAGCGCTACGGCTACAACCGCGGCTTGGCCACCGGGGCATTGGCCGCTGGTGGCACGCTGGGCATCATGATTCCTCCCAGTATCGCCCTGCTAATCTATGCAATTCTTACCGAACAGTCTGTGGGCGATATGTTCATGGCCGGGCTGATTCCCGGTTTGCTGGGGCTGGTGATGTACTCACTGACCATTACCGTGGTGATGTATCTGCGTCCCTCCCTGGCGGTGGCTGGCGAGCCTACGCCTTGGAAAGAGAAGTTTCTCTGCTTGACCGGCTTGGTGCCCTTCTTTGGCGTGTTTCTGGTGATGATTTTAGGCATCTACTTTGGGGCCTTTACGCCTACAGAAGGGGCCAGCGTGGGTGCATTTGCCACGCTGATTTATGCCCTTGTCAAAGGTATGCGCAGTGCGCAGTTATGGGCCAGCATCCAAGAGACATTGGCGCTCTCTGCCGTGGTGTTCTTCATGCTGGTAGGGGCAGAGACACTGGGTTACTTCATTTCGGTATCGCGTATCTCGTTCTCCATTACGGACGTGCTATACGGTATGGATCTCACGCCCATCGTCGTAGTGCTCTGCATCCTAGCGCTTTATTTTGTGTTGGGTATGTTTATGGATTCCATCGCGATGCTGGTAATCACCGTACCGGTGGTTTATCCGATTATTCAGGCGATGGGTATCGACCCGGTATGGTTCGGTATTCTTACCGTGCTGACCGTTGAGCTGGGACTAATGACGCCGCCAGTGGGGATGAACGTGTTCGTGATTAAAGCCATGGCGCCCCACGTCGGGCTAGGTGAGATTTTTAAAGGGGTCGCGCCCTTTGTCGTTTCTGACTTAATACGCTTGGCACTGCTTATCGCCTTCCCAATTTTGAGCACGCTGTTTCTGCTTTAG
- a CDS encoding TRAP transporter small permease, translating into MQSTLYRASHWLALICRFVAGAALIGLLAVTIADVSTRYLSRVTEGAIALRVSGSVELVSYLMLFALLAAMAANVEKSQVVVEAFSHRLPQSIKNRLQGFFLLGFMALGLILFVGLLDSAAAATQHGEVTQDLRLPMGPIYQLAAILSLLLGLRSFIHALLGVIYAAGEEAAHGE; encoded by the coding sequence ATGCAGTCTACTCTCTACCGGGCCAGCCATTGGCTGGCCCTTATTTGTCGTTTTGTGGCTGGTGCCGCACTCATTGGCCTACTAGCAGTTACTATTGCTGATGTTAGTACTCGATATCTTTCCCGGGTAACGGAGGGCGCTATTGCATTGCGCGTTTCCGGCAGCGTGGAGTTAGTGAGCTATTTAATGCTGTTTGCGCTATTGGCAGCGATGGCCGCTAATGTTGAAAAAAGCCAAGTGGTGGTGGAAGCGTTTTCTCACCGCTTGCCTCAAAGTATAAAAAATCGCTTACAGGGCTTCTTTTTGCTTGGTTTCATGGCGCTAGGGCTGATTCTCTTTGTGGGTCTGTTGGATTCGGCGGCGGCAGCTACTCAGCATGGCGAAGTGACTCAAGACCTACGTTTGCCTATGGGACCGATTTATCAGCTGGCAGCGATACTCAGCTTATTGCTTGGGCTGCGAAGCTTTATCCATGCCTTACTAGGTGTCATTTATGCTGCGGGCGAGGAGGCAGCTCATGGGGAGTGA
- a CDS encoding TRAP transporter substrate-binding protein, whose amino-acid sequence MKMSLSRCVLVAAIAGLAVSSAQAETTLRMAHFWPGASGVNEDILQTWADTIAEESNGELTVQMFPSGTLAKPDSIYEAAANGIADIGATAQGYTAGRFPLSQIVELPGIASTAIQGACVLQSLYDDGHLDSEYEDTRPLFMFTTGPGGIHTIDTDVQTPADLEGLRIRRPTAVAGEMLENMGASPVGMPAPDIYTSMQRGVIEGLSFPWEGLKGFRINELVNYHTEVPFYTLIFVATMNQRTYDSLTPEQQAVIDNNSGMKWAEKAGEVFDRLDVEGKQEAADAGHTIREIENPLEHPDWQGPLKTGIENYLVQLEERGLDQARDVYQAALAASESCSAQ is encoded by the coding sequence ATGAAAATGTCCCTATCCCGTTGTGTGTTGGTGGCGGCGATTGCTGGCCTTGCTGTTAGCTCAGCGCAGGCAGAGACCACGCTGCGCATGGCTCACTTTTGGCCAGGTGCTTCGGGAGTCAACGAAGATATCCTGCAAACGTGGGCGGATACGATTGCTGAAGAGTCGAATGGTGAGCTGACAGTTCAGATGTTCCCATCCGGCACCCTGGCCAAGCCAGACTCCATTTATGAGGCCGCTGCCAACGGCATCGCCGATATTGGCGCCACAGCTCAGGGCTATACCGCTGGCCGCTTCCCGTTGTCTCAGATTGTTGAGCTGCCAGGGATTGCCTCGACAGCAATTCAAGGCGCCTGCGTACTGCAGTCGCTCTACGACGATGGGCACTTGGATAGTGAGTACGAAGATACTCGCCCGCTATTCATGTTTACCACCGGGCCTGGCGGTATTCACACCATCGACACTGATGTGCAAACCCCTGCTGATCTTGAAGGGCTACGTATTCGTCGCCCTACTGCGGTAGCTGGTGAGATGCTAGAAAATATGGGCGCTAGCCCAGTCGGTATGCCAGCACCCGATATTTATACGTCAATGCAGCGTGGCGTCATTGAAGGCCTCAGCTTCCCATGGGAAGGGCTAAAAGGCTTCCGTATTAATGAATTGGTTAATTATCACACCGAAGTCCCCTTCTATACGCTGATCTTCGTTGCCACGATGAACCAGCGCACCTATGACAGTTTGACCCCAGAGCAGCAGGCGGTGATTGATAACAACTCTGGCATGAAATGGGCAGAAAAAGCGGGTGAAGTCTTTGATCGGCTTGATGTGGAAGGCAAGCAAGAAGCTGCTGATGCAGGCCATACTATCCGTGAAATTGAGAATCCGCTAGAGCACCCTGATTGGCAAGGGCCGCTAAAAACGGGTATCGAAAATTACTTGGTGCAGCTGGAAGAGCGCGGACTGGATCAGGCGCGTGATGTCTACCAGGCTGCGTTGGCGGCCAGCGAGTCTTGCAGCGCCCAATAG
- a CDS encoding aldehyde dehydrogenase, translating into MVTLQLLSAGESKAAEHGATFTRANPLSGDVVTTAAAASVGDANAAADAAGRAFDAWSQTGPGERRAKLLKAAELMEAHQGDFIDRMIDETGATPGWAGFNVKVAADVLREAAALTTQIHGDIIPSNVPDSMAMGVRVPCGVVVGIAPWNAPIILGTRAIATPLACGNTVILKASEQCPATHHLIGEVLQEAGFGGGIVNVITNAPDNAADVVSALIAHPSVRRINFTGSTGVGKIIAEQAAKQLQPVLLELGGKAPFLVLDDADIDAAVDAAIFGAFFNQGQICMSTERVIVDQRIADAFVDKFAARAKALKAGDPRDKSHALGTLINPASGEKLNSLIEDAVDKGAHLAAGGKAEGVVMQATVIDGVTSDMRLYSEESFGPIVAVIRVEGEEEAIRIANDSEYGLSSAVFSRDSARAMKVARRLQTGICHINAPTVHDEPQMPFGGVKSSGYGRFGGKAGIEEFTELRWMTMQMGPRDYPL; encoded by the coding sequence ATGGTCACTCTTCAGCTATTGTCCGCAGGTGAATCAAAAGCAGCTGAGCACGGAGCCACTTTTACTCGAGCGAATCCGCTGAGTGGCGATGTTGTCACTACGGCGGCGGCGGCAAGTGTGGGTGATGCAAATGCGGCTGCCGACGCGGCTGGCCGGGCGTTTGATGCATGGTCGCAAACAGGCCCAGGTGAACGGCGCGCCAAATTGCTAAAAGCAGCTGAGCTGATGGAAGCGCATCAGGGCGACTTTATTGACCGAATGATCGATGAGACTGGTGCTACGCCTGGATGGGCGGGGTTTAACGTCAAAGTGGCGGCAGATGTGCTGCGTGAGGCAGCGGCGCTCACTACGCAAATTCATGGCGATATTATTCCCTCGAACGTACCCGACAGTATGGCCATGGGAGTGCGTGTACCTTGTGGTGTGGTCGTGGGCATCGCCCCCTGGAATGCGCCCATTATTCTAGGTACGCGAGCCATCGCCACCCCTTTGGCCTGTGGCAACACCGTTATTCTGAAAGCTTCTGAGCAGTGCCCCGCGACTCACCATCTTATTGGTGAAGTGCTTCAAGAAGCAGGGTTTGGCGGCGGTATTGTCAACGTGATTACCAATGCACCGGATAACGCTGCGGATGTGGTGAGTGCGTTGATTGCCCACCCGTCGGTACGGCGGATTAACTTTACCGGCTCTACAGGCGTGGGAAAAATCATTGCCGAGCAAGCCGCTAAGCAGTTGCAGCCTGTGCTGCTTGAACTGGGCGGTAAAGCACCGTTTCTGGTGTTGGATGACGCGGATATTGACGCAGCGGTGGATGCAGCCATCTTTGGCGCATTCTTCAACCAAGGCCAGATCTGCATGTCCACCGAGCGTGTGATTGTCGATCAGCGCATTGCGGATGCGTTCGTTGATAAGTTTGCCGCTCGAGCCAAGGCGCTAAAGGCGGGTGACCCGCGTGATAAGAGTCATGCGCTGGGCACGTTAATCAACCCGGCGTCAGGAGAAAAACTAAATAGCCTCATTGAGGATGCTGTGGATAAGGGCGCCCATCTCGCTGCTGGCGGTAAAGCAGAAGGGGTCGTGATGCAGGCCACGGTCATCGATGGCGTGACCAGCGACATGCGGCTCTATAGCGAAGAGTCGTTTGGCCCGATCGTGGCGGTGATTCGCGTGGAGGGTGAGGAAGAAGCGATTCGCATCGCTAACGATAGCGAGTATGGCCTCTCATCAGCGGTGTTTAGCCGCGATAGTGCACGAGCTATGAAAGTGGCAAGGCGCTTACAAACGGGAATCTGCCATATCAATGCGCCCACGGTACACGATGAGCCGCAGATGCCGTTTGGTGGCGTAAAATCAAGCGGTTACGGGCGATTTGGTGGTAAAGCGGGGATCGAAGAGTTTACTGAGTTGCGTTGGATGACGATGCAAATGGGGCCGCGTGACTATCCTCTTTAA
- a CDS encoding TRAP transporter substrate-binding protein, with the protein MIQQIASRLNRRLLAFTIALPIVWSAEANAQEAEYTLRLHHFFPSSAPVHQEYFIPWKEAIEEESNGRLEVELYPSMQLGGTPPSLYDQAKDGQVDIIWTVLGYNSGRFPRAEVFDLPFIPTSGAATSQAAHEYATTHMQDELAGVYPIAVHTHSPGALHTKETRIESLDDIEGLKMRGPSRLVNRYLAKLGAEPIGMPVAQALEALSRGVLDGTVIPFEAITAMGLADITTEHTVFSGDHALYTTMMIVAMNQSKYDALPADLQAIIDAHSGIQEARRIGQIMDDADQVQIQAIQNGEQPGTITQLDS; encoded by the coding sequence ATGATTCAGCAGATTGCTTCAAGACTAAACCGGCGTTTACTCGCATTCACTATCGCTTTACCAATTGTGTGGAGTGCTGAGGCCAACGCCCAGGAGGCCGAGTACACACTTCGGCTGCATCACTTCTTTCCGTCTTCAGCGCCTGTTCACCAGGAGTACTTTATTCCGTGGAAAGAAGCCATTGAGGAGGAGTCCAATGGGCGTTTGGAGGTTGAACTCTACCCCTCAATGCAACTGGGCGGCACGCCTCCCTCGCTCTATGACCAAGCGAAAGATGGTCAGGTGGATATTATCTGGACCGTGTTGGGCTATAACTCCGGCCGGTTCCCTAGGGCGGAGGTCTTTGACTTACCTTTTATACCGACCTCCGGCGCGGCGACTAGCCAGGCCGCTCATGAGTACGCCACGACGCATATGCAGGATGAGTTAGCTGGCGTATATCCCATCGCCGTCCACACCCATAGCCCTGGCGCACTACACACCAAAGAGACACGTATTGAATCACTCGACGATATAGAAGGGCTAAAGATGCGTGGTCCCAGTCGGTTGGTAAATCGCTATCTAGCCAAGTTGGGTGCTGAGCCTATTGGTATGCCTGTTGCTCAGGCACTTGAGGCGTTATCACGGGGAGTGCTGGATGGAACAGTGATCCCTTTTGAAGCAATTACCGCCATGGGGTTAGCTGATATTACAACCGAACATACGGTCTTCAGCGGTGATCATGCGCTCTATACCACGATGATGATCGTCGCCATGAACCAGAGTAAATACGACGCGCTGCCTGCCGATTTACAAGCGATTATCGACGCTCACTCCGGCATTCAGGAGGCCCGTAGAATAGGTCAGATCATGGATGACGCCGACCAAGTGCAGATCCAGGCCATTCAGAATGGCGAACAGCCCGGTACGATCACTCAGCTTGATAGTTAG
- a CDS encoding DUF3237 domain-containing protein: MSHDASKRVPTPTFIARLTVDIDAPLELGENAQGKRRFIAITGGEVFGERLSGVVLPGGGDWQTLRADGVAELHARYFLETDSGERIEVENTGFRHGSAAVMQRLQRGEPVAPDEYYFHTTPRFYTSSPDYAWLTRTIFIGAAERTRENVLIDLFAVN; encoded by the coding sequence ATGTCCCATGATGCGTCTAAACGAGTGCCGACGCCTACTTTTATCGCGCGCTTAACGGTTGACATCGATGCCCCTCTAGAGCTGGGTGAAAACGCTCAAGGAAAGCGTCGCTTCATTGCCATCACCGGCGGCGAGGTGTTTGGTGAGCGGTTGAGCGGCGTGGTACTGCCTGGCGGCGGCGATTGGCAGACCCTACGCGCCGATGGGGTGGCCGAACTGCATGCCCGCTACTTTCTAGAAACCGATAGTGGCGAGCGTATCGAAGTTGAGAACACCGGATTTCGGCATGGTTCTGCTGCGGTCATGCAGCGTCTTCAGCGTGGTGAACCCGTTGCTCCTGATGAGTATTACTTTCACACCACGCCGCGCTTTTATACCTCCAGTCCGGACTACGCCTGGCTAACACGCACGATCTTTATCGGCGCTGCCGAGCGTACCCGTGAGAACGTTTTGATTGATTTATTCGCGGTGAATTAA
- a CDS encoding TRAP transporter substrate-binding protein — translation MTIKPTLASLAFLSGLLLSGSGYAQDTVTLRLHHFAAPTTPVQTEYLEPWAKRIEEQSEGAIKVEIFPTMQLGGSAPSLYDQAKDGVVDIAWTLLSYTPNRFPESEAFDQPFLPTTGEATSMAAHEFATTHMQAAFEGVYPIAVFAHTPGKIHTRDVAIESADELDGLAIRAPSKTMNRYLGLLGAQAVGMPMPQIPEAISRGVIDGLTLPFESAAALGVLDVAQNHTFFEGDHGLYTAMMVLGLNQASYDALSPELKQVIDDNAGLQEAQRIGQVMDQAEEDAIKAIEATGEGEMFYIAQDALAPWQAAAETATAQWIDDMDSRGFDGQMLYEQASQMIEKYTEQTK, via the coding sequence ATGACAATAAAACCCACACTCGCCAGCCTCGCTTTTTTAAGCGGCCTACTCCTTAGCGGTAGTGGCTATGCCCAAGACACGGTGACCCTGCGCTTGCACCACTTTGCTGCCCCTACCACGCCAGTGCAGACTGAGTATCTGGAACCCTGGGCTAAGCGTATTGAAGAGCAGTCTGAGGGGGCTATCAAGGTGGAAATATTCCCTACCATGCAACTGGGGGGCTCAGCACCCTCGCTCTATGATCAGGCAAAGGACGGGGTGGTAGATATTGCCTGGACCTTGCTCAGCTATACGCCTAATCGCTTCCCGGAATCCGAGGCATTCGACCAACCCTTTCTGCCCACTACGGGCGAAGCCACCAGCATGGCGGCCCATGAATTTGCGACAACGCATATGCAGGCTGCCTTTGAGGGCGTCTATCCTATCGCTGTATTTGCCCATACGCCGGGCAAAATCCATACCAGAGACGTGGCGATTGAGAGTGCTGATGAGCTGGATGGGCTGGCTATTCGTGCCCCTTCGAAAACCATGAATCGCTATCTGGGACTTCTGGGGGCTCAAGCGGTGGGTATGCCGATGCCGCAAATTCCAGAAGCGATTTCGCGGGGTGTCATTGATGGCCTGACACTGCCCTTTGAAAGCGCTGCGGCATTGGGCGTGCTAGATGTTGCCCAGAACCACACCTTTTTCGAAGGCGATCATGGTTTATATACGGCAATGATGGTGCTGGGCTTAAACCAAGCTAGTTACGATGCACTTTCACCAGAGCTGAAACAAGTAATCGACGATAATGCGGGGCTTCAAGAGGCGCAACGAATCGGCCAGGTCATGGATCAGGCGGAAGAAGACGCGATTAAAGCTATTGAAGCGACGGGTGAGGGTGAAATGTTCTACATCGCTCAAGACGCACTAGCACCCTGGCAGGCGGCTGCCGAGACGGCCACGGCTCAGTGGATTGACGACATGGATAGCCGAGGCTTTGATGGTCAAATGCTTTATGAGCAAGCCTCTCAAATGATTGAAAAATATACTGAACAAACTAAATAG
- a CDS encoding TRAP transporter large permease yields MTPLTLGASGFAVLLFMMAARIPIGLAMLVVGAVGMMLITGPMGILNGLKSLPYEHFSSHTLSIIPLFLLMGQFAARAGLSRAMFQAANDWLGHRRGGLAMSTIGACGAFGAICGSSLATAATMTQVALPEMERQGYRGSLATGALAAGGTLGILIPPSVVLVIYAILAEQNINEMFAAALVPGLFAVLSYMLAISLYVRFFPDSAPSKVKASRGERWCSLLEVWPGAAIFIVVIGGIYTGIFTPTEAAAVGAVSTGALAITKGGLRWNGLRDCVLETAVTSAMIFFIVLGASVFNSFLALTQFPQMTAGWIVGLEISPWVVLAGILFCYLVLGCFMDSLSMILLTVPIFLPIVTGMDFGMPATDVAIWFGILALVVVEVGMITPPVGLNIFIIHSMAPRIPLTETFKGILPFLAADLIRIILLVLFPAISLGFVYLIN; encoded by the coding sequence ATGACACCACTCACTTTGGGAGCTAGCGGCTTTGCGGTACTGCTATTCATGATGGCGGCGCGTATTCCTATCGGCCTAGCTATGCTGGTGGTGGGTGCCGTAGGGATGATGCTGATCACCGGCCCGATGGGCATTTTAAATGGCTTGAAGTCACTGCCTTACGAGCACTTTTCCAGCCATACGCTATCCATCATTCCGCTTTTCTTGCTCATGGGGCAATTTGCGGCGAGAGCGGGTCTATCCCGGGCCATGTTTCAGGCGGCCAACGACTGGCTGGGGCACCGTCGTGGTGGGCTGGCGATGTCCACCATAGGAGCTTGCGGCGCTTTTGGAGCTATTTGTGGCTCTTCGCTGGCTACCGCTGCCACGATGACCCAAGTGGCGCTGCCCGAAATGGAACGGCAGGGCTACCGAGGGAGTCTGGCGACCGGCGCACTGGCAGCTGGTGGTACCCTGGGCATTTTGATTCCCCCTTCAGTGGTGTTGGTTATCTACGCCATCTTGGCTGAGCAAAACATTAATGAAATGTTTGCTGCCGCCCTGGTGCCGGGATTGTTTGCAGTACTCAGCTATATGCTGGCCATCTCTCTCTACGTACGGTTTTTTCCTGATAGTGCGCCGAGTAAGGTAAAAGCATCCCGGGGCGAACGTTGGTGTTCATTGCTGGAGGTATGGCCAGGAGCAGCGATCTTTATCGTGGTGATTGGAGGCATCTATACCGGTATCTTTACGCCTACCGAAGCCGCGGCCGTTGGTGCGGTCTCCACCGGTGCCCTTGCAATAACAAAAGGCGGACTGCGTTGGAACGGCCTGCGGGACTGCGTTCTAGAAACCGCGGTGACCTCGGCAATGATCTTCTTCATTGTACTTGGCGCTAGTGTCTTTAATAGCTTCCTTGCCCTGACCCAGTTTCCGCAAATGACCGCCGGTTGGATAGTGGGGCTCGAGATCAGTCCCTGGGTGGTTCTGGCCGGTATTCTGTTCTGCTATTTGGTGCTTGGCTGCTTTATGGACAGCCTTTCGATGATCTTGTTAACCGTGCCAATCTTTCTGCCTATCGTCACGGGTATGGACTTCGGCATGCCCGCAACAGATGTGGCGATATGGTTCGGTATTTTAGCGCTGGTGGTCGTTGAGGTCGGCATGATCACGCCGCCGGTGGGACTGAACATCTTCATTATCCACTCCATGGCTCCCCGCATTCCTTTAACAGAAACATTTAAAGGCATCCTGCCATTTTTAGCGGCTGATCTTATTCGCATTATTTTGCTCGTGCTCTTCCCCGCCATCTCGCTTGGCTTTGTTTACTTAATCAATTGA